In a single window of the Platichthys flesus chromosome 5, fPlaFle2.1, whole genome shotgun sequence genome:
- the LOC133954226 gene encoding lipopolysaccharide-induced tumor necrosis factor-alpha factor homolog, whose product MESLSKVDEAFPSPPPYFPQDESQTGKDVRIYHIHSPFSPPPPPPSFSFASDGISTQSHLPLPVSGLYPCSPRPKFVSYENELFRSPGLTCCHSCRTQVTTQVDYKVGRYAWLMCLVFVFCGLVLGCCLIPFFVKHFKDVYHICPHCRRVLHVHRRTCCG is encoded by the exons ATGGAGTCATTATCGAAAGTGGATGAGGCTtttccttcacctccaccttaCTTCCCACAAG atGAAAGTCAAACGGGTAAAGATGTGAGGATTTACCACATCCACTCACCGTTcagtcctccacctcctcctccctccttctccttcgcTTCTGATGGCATCTCCACTCAATCTCATCTACCTCTGCCGG TATCCGGTCTGTATCCATGCAGCCCCAGGCCAAAGTTCGTGAGCTATGAGAACGAACTGTTTCGCTCTCCGGGCCTGACGTGTTGTCACTCCTGTCGGACTCAGGTCACCACACAGGTCGACTACAAAGTCGGGAGATATGCATGGCTCAtgtgtcttgtgtttgtgttttgcgg GTTGGTGCTCGGTTGCTGCCTGATTCCTTTCTTTGTGAAGCACTTCAAGGACGTCTATCACATTTGTCCTCACTGTAGACGGGTTCTGCACGTTCACAGGAGGACATGCTGtggctga
- the arpc1b gene encoding actin-related protein 2/3 complex subunit 1B encodes MAYYSFLLEPISCHAWNKDRTQIALCPNNHDVHVYKKDGATWKKIHELKEHNGQVTGIDWAPDSNRIVTCGADRNAYVWSLKEGAWKPTLVILRINRAARCVKWSPKENKFAVGSGSRLISICYFEQENDWWVCKHIKKPIRSTILSLDWHPNNVLLAAGSCDFKCRVFSAYIKEVEEKPGPTPWGSKMPFGEMLLESGGSGAADQSSVGGGGWVHSVCFSHSGNRLAWTSHDSTVSVAEGGKTGTVNSLRSETLPLLCVTFITENSIVAAGHDCYPVLFVYDGAKGSLTFGGKLDVPKEAAQKGISARERFQNLDRRASETQSTEKNLITVHKNSISQISVLDGGRNKCSKFCTTGMDGGMSIWDVKTLESAMKNLKIV; translated from the exons ATGGCGTACtacagtttcctgctggaacCAATTAGCTGCCATGCCTGGAACAAGGATCGCACCC agatcGCCCTCTGCCCCAACAACCACGATGTCCACGTCTACAAGAAGGACGGGGCCACGTGGAAGAAGATCCACGAGCTGAAGGAGCATAACGGCCAAGTGACCG gaatCGACTGGGCTCCAGACAGTAACCGTATAGTGACCTGTGGAGCTGACCGGAACGCCTACGTGTGGTCCCTCAAGGAAGGCGCCTGGAAGCCCACCCTGGTCATCCTCAGGATCAACCGCGCCGCCCGCTGTGTGAAGTGGTCGCCCAAAGAGAACAAGTTTGCCGTGGGCAGCGGCTCCCGCCTCATCTCCATCTGTTACTTTGAGCAGGAGAATGACTG GTGGGTGTGTAAGCACATCAAGAAGCCCATCCGCTCCACCATCCTCAGTCTGGACTGGCATCCCAACAACGTGCTGCTGGCGGCTGGCTCCTGTGACTTCAAATGCAG GGTGTTCTCGGCCTACAtcaaggaggtggaggagaagcccGGCCCGACTCCCTGGGGCAGCAAGATGCCGTTCGGGGAGATGCTGCTGGAGTCCGGAGGCTCCGGAGCCGCTGATCAGAGTTCAGTGGGAGGCGGCGGCTGGGTGCACAGCGTCTGTTTCTCTCACTCCGGCAACCGCCTGGCCTGGACCTCCCACGACTCCACTGTGTCTGTGGCCGAGGGCGGCAAGACCGGAAC GGTGAACAGTCTGCGCTCTGAgacacttcctctcctctgtgtcaccTTCATTACTGAGAACAGCATCGTAGCAGCT GGCCACGACTGTTACCCGGTGCTGTTCGTGTACGACGGGGCCAAAGGCAGCTTGACGTTCGGTGGGAAGCTGGACGTTCCCAAGGAGGCGGCCCAGAAGGGCATCAGCGCCAGGGAACGTTTCCAGAACCTGGACCGCCGGGCCTCCGAGACCCAGAGCACCGAGAAGAACCTGATCACGGTGCACAAGAACAGCATCAG CCAAATCTCGGTGCTGGACGGAGGACGGAACAAGTGCAGCAAGTTCTGCACCACCGGCATGGACGGAGGAATGAGCATCTGGGATGtgaag aCTCTGGAATCTGCGATGAAGAACTTGAAAATAGTTTAA
- the LOC133953763 gene encoding uncharacterized protein LOC133953763 has product MAKDASEFLTSLGKSVSSLAPSLFFYQRFSCKTEFLSYLILCVVKMPFIPPVSIARSVSGLTGKERTINRSSSSPAVAKVGESKEDKGSSVKERLTLNLKQLGKKSQPRSHLPTATKGVSKRRDRLVPSSQTDSAPASSSGESLSKTQRQKPVIQSSVRREPEVKTRPRHEEEARFTLMLTPEAVLLLQRRSGERPQRPAVRNAESVAGVSGSATDFRRRRENVSKRNQTPAQRHSTPTSRAPGKNNSGDELRDISSILKISLLNEQHKYDDVEYEDEGDYGVDERVVLKCTEWLRGLENTPVTVGNSLSKSVSGVKSF; this is encoded by the coding sequence ATGGCCAAGGATGCATCAGAGTTTCTCACCTCCCTCGGTAAATCAGTTTCCTCCCTCGCGCCCTCTTTGTTCTTCTACCAGCGCTTTAGCTGCAAAACTGAATTCCTGTCCTACCTGATACTGTGTGTGGTCAAAATGCCGTTCATACCACCCGTGTCAATCGCTCGCTCGGTGTCAGGACTGACGGGGAAGGAGAGAACCATCAACCGCTCCTCATCTTCACCCGCTGTGGCCAAGGTAGGGGAGTCTAAAGAAGACAAGGGCAGCTCAGTGAAGGAGCGGCTGACGCTGAACCTCAAACAGCTGGGCAAGAAGAGCCAACCCAGGAGTCACCTGCCAACCGCCACTAAAGGAGTGTcaaagagaagagacagactGGTGCCCTCATCCCAGACAGACAGCGCCCCGGCCTCCAGCTCAGGTGAGTCCCTGTCCAAGACTCAGAGGCAGAAACCTGTGATCCAGAGCTCTGTGAGGAGAGAACCAGAGGTGAAGACGAGGCCCAGGCACGAGGAGGAGGCCCGTTTCACCCTGATGCTCACCCCTGAGgctgttctcctgctgcagaggaggagcggTGAGAGGCCTCAACGTCCAGCAGTGAGAAACGCTGAGAGTGTGGCCGGCGTTTCCGGAAGCGCCACCGATTTCCGACGCCGGAGGGAGAACGTCTCCAAAAGGAATCAGACGCCTGCGCAGAGACACAGCACTCCAACCAGCAGGGCACCCGGGAAGAACAACAGCGGGGACGAGCTGCGAGACATCAGCTCCATTTTGAAGATCTCACTTCTGAACGAGCAGCACAAGTACGACGACGTGGAGTACGAGGACGAGGGGGACTACGGTGTGGACGAGCGGGTGGTGCTGAAATGTACTGAGTGGCTCCGTGGGCTGGAGAACACTCCGGTGACTGTGGGGAACAGCCTGAGTAAGAGTGTGAGCGGCGTGAAAAGCTTCTAA
- the LOC133954504 gene encoding monocyte to macrophage differentiation factor 2-like — MNLVRFMNNRVPPNKRYQPTEYEHAANCATHALWIIPSLLGSSLLHLHSEDQWERMSAWVYGAGLTSLFIISTLFHTVAWKKSHLRSVEHCFHMCDRMVIYFFIAASYAPWLNLRELGPWACHMRWLVWVMASFGTTYVFFFHERYKIMELICYTVMGVFPALVILSMPEQSGLWELLVGGACYCLGMIFFKSDGIVPFAHAIWHLFVAMGAAVHYYAIWRYLYAQPPNQVQTSR, encoded by the exons ATGAATCTTGTAAG GTTTATGAACAACCGTGTTCCTCCTAACAAGAGATACCAGCCCACAGAGTATGAGCACGCTGCCAACTGTGCTACGCATGCg TTATGGATAATCCCCAGCCTGCTGGGCAGCTCCCTGCTGCACCTCCATTCAGAGGACCAATGGGAGCGCATGTCGGCCTGGGTGTACGGGGCGGGGCTCACCTCGCTCTTCATCATCTCCACCCTGTTCCACACGGTGGCCTGGAAGAAGAGCCACTTacg gtccGTGGAGCACTGCTTCCACATGTGTGACAGGATGGTGATCTACTTCTTCATCGCTGCCTCCTACGCCCCATG GCTGAACCTGAGGGAGCTGGGTCCTTGGGCGTGCCACATGCGCTGGTTGGTGTGGGTCATGGCCTCGTTTGGTACCACCtacgtcttcttcttccatgAGAG GTACAAGATCATGGAGTTGATCTGCTACACGGTGATGGGTGTTTTTCCAGCCCTGGTCATCCTCTCAATG CCGGAGCAGTCGGGCCTGTGGGAGCTTCTGGTGGGCGGAGCCTGCTACTGTCTGGGGATGATCTTCTTCAAAAGCGACGGCATTGTCCCGTTCGCTCACGCCATCTGGCACCTGTTTGTAGCTATGGGAGCCGCCGTACACTACTACGCCATCTGGAGGTACCTCTATGCCCAGCCGCCCAATCAGGTTCAGACCTCCAGATGA
- the arpc1a gene encoding actin-related protein 2/3 complex subunit 1A, whose amino-acid sequence MSLHQFLLEPITCHAWNHDRTQLAISPNNHEVHIYKKSGNQWVKTHELKEHNGHITGIDWAPKSDRIVTCGADRNAYVWSQKEGVWKPTLVILRINRAATFVKWSPLENKFAVGSGARLISVCYFESENDWWVSKHIKKPVRSTVLSLDWHPNNVLLAAGSCDFKCRVFSAYIKEVEEKPGPTPWGSKMPFGAVLAEFGGAGGGGWVHSVSFSASGNRLAWVSHDSTVTVVDSSKTASPSQMKTEFLPLLSVLFISENSLVAAGHDCCPMLFRCDDGGTLTFVSKLDLPKQSIQRNISAMERFRNMDKRATTEDRNTALDTLHQNSITQVSIYEGDKRDCRKFCTTGIDGAMTIWDFKSLEASIQGLRIM is encoded by the exons ATGTCCCTGCATCAGTTCCTGTTGGAGCCCATCACCTGCCACGCGTGGAACCACGACAGGACAC AACTTGCCATCAGTCCCAATAACCACGAAGTTCACATCTACAAGAAGAGCGGCAACCAGTGGGTCAAGACCCACGAGCTGAAGGAGCACAATGGACACATAACAG GCATCGACTGGGCTCCCAAAAGTGACCGTATAGTGACGTGTGGCGCCGACCGGAACGCCTACGTGTGGTCCCAGAAGGAGGGCGTGTGGAAGCCCACGCTGGTCATCCTCAGGATCAACCGAGCCGCCACCTTCGTCAAGTGGTCTCCACTGGAGAACAAGTTTGCAGTCGGCAGTGGAGCTCGACTCATCTCCGTCTGCTACTTTGAGTCTGAGAACGACTG GTGGGTGAGCAAGCACATCAAGAAGCCAGTCCGCTCCACCGTCCTCAGTCTGGACTGGCATCCCAACAACGTGCTGCTGGCGGCTGGCTCCTGTGACTTCAAATGCAG GGTGTTCTCAGCCTACAttaaggaggtggaggagaaaccAGGCCCCACACCCTGGGGCAGCAAGATGCCATTTGGGGCTGTGCTAGCAGAATTTGGAGGAGCGG gtggaggaggttgggtccactctgtctctttctctgcatcTGGTAACCGCCTGGCCTGGGTCAGCCATGACAGCACTGTCACTGTGGTGGACAGCTCCAAGACTGCCAG tcCTTCACAGATGAAGACGgagttcctccctctcctcagtgTCCTTTTTATCTCAGAGAACAGTCTAGTAGCAGCG GGCCACGACTGCTGCCCCATGCTGTTCCGCTGCGACGACGGTGGAACGCTGACGTTCGTGTCGAAGCTGGACCTCCCGAAGCAGAGCATCCAGAGGAACATCTCTGCCATGGAGCGCTTCAGGAACATGGACAAAAGAGCCACCACCGAGGACCGCAACACCGCCCTGGACACACTGCACCAGAACAGCATCAC CCAAGTGTCTATCTATGAAGGAGACAAAAGGGATTGTCGCAAGTTCTGCACCACAGGCATCGATGGAGCGATGACTATTTGGGATTTCAAG AGTCTAGAAGCTTCTATCCAGGGTCTCCGCATCATGTGA